One genomic window of Providencia hangzhouensis includes the following:
- a CDS encoding PTS sugar transporter subunit IIB, protein MNKKNIYLFCSAGMSTSLLVNKMRQQAEKYDVPVNIEAFPESLASEKGVDADVILLGPQIAWMLSDIQKLLPNKPVEVIDSLLYGKVDGLGVLKAAVAIIKKQTAS, encoded by the coding sequence AAAAATATTTATCTATTTTGTTCTGCAGGAATGTCTACCTCACTGCTAGTTAACAAAATGAGACAGCAAGCAGAAAAATACGATGTACCTGTCAATATAGAGGCCTTCCCTGAAAGCTTAGCTTCAGAAAAAGGTGTAGATGCGGATGTGATATTACTCGGCCCGCAAATTGCTTGGATGTTATCGGATATCCAAAAATTATTACCTAACAAGCCAGTTGAAGTTATTGATTCACTTTTGTACGGAAAAGTGGATGGGCTCGGTGTACTAAAAGCTGCCGTTGCAATTATAAAAAAACAAACTGCAAGCTAA